A single genomic interval of Homo sapiens chromosome 15, GRCh38.p14 Primary Assembly harbors:
- the OR4M2 gene encoding olfactory receptor 4M2, whose amino-acid sequence METANYTKVTEFVLTGLSQTPEVQLVLFVIFLSFYLFILPGNILIICTISLDPHLTSPMYFLLANLAFLDIWYSSITAPEMLIDFFVERKIISFDGCIAQLFFLHFAGASEMFLLTVMAFDLYTAICRPLHYATIMNQRLCCILVALSWRGGFIHSIIQVALIVRLPFCGPNELDSYFCDITQVVRIACANTFPEELVMICSSGLISVVCLIALLMSYAFLLALFKKLSGSGENTNRAMSTCYSHITIVVLMFGPSIYIYARPFDSFSLDKVVSVFNTLIFPLRNPIIYTLRNKEVKAAMRKLVTKYILCKEK is encoded by the coding sequence ATGGAAACTGCAAATTACACCAAGGTGACAGAATTTGTTCTCACTGGCCTATCCCAGACTCCAGAGGTCCAACTAGTCCTATTTGTTATATTTCTATCCTTCTATTTGTTCATCCTACCAGGAAATATCCTTATCATTTGCACCATCAGTCTAGACCCTCATCTGACCTCTCCTATGTATTTCCTGTTGGCTAATCTGGCCTTCCTTGATATTTGGTACTCTTCCATTACAGCCCCTGAAATGCTCATAGACTTCTTTGTGGAGAGgaagataatttcttttgatGGATGCATTGCACAGCTCTTCTTCTTACACTTTGCTGGGGCTTCGGAGATGTTCTTGCTCACAGTGATGGCCTTTGACCTCTACACTGCTATCTGCCGACCCCTCCACTATGCTACCATCATGAATCAACGTCTCTGCTGTATCCTGGTGGCTCTCTCCTGGAGGGGGGGCTTCATTCATTCTATCATACAGGTGGCTCTCATTGTTCGACTTCCTTTCTGTGGGCCCAATGAGTTAGACAGTTACTTCTGTGACATCACACAGGTTGTCCGGATTGCCTGTGCCAACACCTTCCCAGAGGAGTTAGTGATGATCTGTAGTAGTGGTCTGATCTCTGTGGTGTGTTTGATTGCTCTGTTAATGTCCTATGCCTTCCTTCTGGCCTTGTTCAAGAAACTTTCAGGCTCAGGTGAGAATACCAACAGGGCCATGTCCACCTGCTATTCCCACATTACCATTGTGGTGCTAATGTTTGGGCCATCCATCTACATTTATGCTCGCCCATTTGACTCGTTTTCCCTAGATAAAGTGGTGTCTGTGTTCAATACTTTAATATTCCCTTTACGTAATCCCATTATTTACACATTGAGAAACAAGGAAGTAAAGGCAGCCATGAGGAAGTTGGTCaccaaatatattttgtgtaaagagaagtga
- the OR4N4 gene encoding olfactory receptor 4N4, giving the protein MKIANNTVVTEFILLGLTQSQDIQLLVFVLILIFYLIILPGNFLIIFTIRSDPGLTAPLYLFLGNLAFLDASYSFIVAPRMLVDFLSEKKVISYRGCITQLFFLHFLGGGEGLLLVVMAFDRYIAICRPLHCSTVMNPRACYAMMLALWLGGFVHSIIQVVLILRLPFCGPNQLDNFFCDVRQVIKLACTDMFVVELLMVFNSGLMTLLCFLGLLASYAVILCHVRRAASEGKNKAMSTCTTRVIIILLMFGPAIFIYMCPFRALPADKMVSLFHTVIFPLMNPMIYTLRNQEVKTSMKRLLSRHVVCQVDFIIRN; this is encoded by the coding sequence ATGAAGATAGCAAACAACACAGTAGTGACAGAATTTATCCTCCTTGGTCTGACTCAGTCTCAAGATATTCAGCTCTTGGTCTTTGTGCTGATCTTAATTTTCTACCTTATCATCCTCCCTGgaaattttctcattattttcaccATAAGGTCAGACCCTGGGCTCACAGCCCCCCTCTATTTATTTCTGGGCAACTTGGCCTTCCTGGATGCATCCTACTCCTTCATTGTGGCTCCCAGGATGTTGGTGGACTTCCTCTCTGAGAAAAAGGTAATCTCCTACAGAGGCTGCATCACTCAGCTCTTTTTCTTGCACTTccttggaggaggggagggattACTCCTTGTTGTGATGGCCTTTGACCGCTACATCGCCATCTGCCGGCCTCTGCACTGTTCAACTGTCATGAACCCTAGAGCCTGCTATGCAATGATGTTGGCTCTGTGGCTTGGGGGTTTTGTCCACTCCATTATCCAGGTGGTCCTCATCCTCCGCTTGCCTTTTTGTGGCCCAAACCAGCTGGACAACTTCTTCTGTGATGTCCGACAGGTCATCAAGCTGGCTTGCACCGACATGTTTGTGGTGGAGCTTCTAATGGTCTTCAACAGTGGCCTGATGACACTCCTGTGCTTTCTGGGGCTTCTGGCTTCCTATGCAGTCATCCTCTGCCATGTTCGTAGGGCAGCTTCTGAAGGGAAGAACAAGGCCATGTCCACGTGCACCACTCGTGTCATTATTATACTTCTTATGTTTGGACCTGCTATCTTCATCTACATGTGCCCTTTCAGGGCCTTACCAGCTGACAAGATGGTTTCTCTCTTTCACACAGTGATCTTTCCATTGATGAATCCTATGATTTATACCCTTCGCAACCAGGAAGTGAAAACTTCCATGAAGAGGTTATTGAGTCGACATGTAGTCTGTCAAGTGGATTTTATAATAAGAAACTGA